A window from Candidatus Margulisiibacteriota bacterium encodes these proteins:
- a CDS encoding DUF2779 domain-containing protein, which yields MAVISKSKYLVGLQCPKLLWYQYNRKGELPPNTPFLEALFAEGRKVGALAQQLFPGGILIERDFNPQRQDAKSYAALAARQPLFEAGFLYDGAYALADILVPVGEDEWDLIEVKSSTKVKDEHYRDAAFQKYVYSSRGLKLRHTYLLFMNREYVRHGALDIQQLFTREELSEGIAPFLPNIGAELEQLQAVIAGPEPLTAVGKQCSDECPLYDRCWQFLPEGHVFILRGQRDVAFDLMERGVLKLKDIPADYELNEKHTIQVESHRTKEPFVDRESLREFLGMLKYPYYYLDFETIAPPVPIYDGTRPYEDVPFQYSLHIVAKEGAKPEHYSFLAPGDVDPRPEVLRRLRELIKPGGSIIAYNADYEKGRIKTAAEAFSEYDAWYQAIKEDFVDLLIPFRKFFYYHPAQGKSASMKEVLPALTGITYDGLEIGEGGLARYEYMRVTYGENVAEADRQKVRNALEQYCELDTRAMIEILQVLKEAVLAER from the coding sequence ATGGCGGTCATTTCCAAAAGCAAATACCTGGTCGGCCTGCAATGCCCCAAACTCCTCTGGTACCAGTACAACCGTAAGGGAGAACTGCCGCCGAACACCCCGTTCCTGGAGGCGCTTTTCGCCGAAGGGCGCAAGGTCGGCGCGCTCGCCCAGCAGTTATTCCCCGGCGGCATCCTGATCGAGCGCGACTTCAACCCGCAGCGGCAGGACGCCAAGTCGTATGCCGCGCTGGCGGCCCGCCAACCGCTCTTTGAGGCCGGTTTCCTCTACGACGGCGCCTACGCGCTGGCCGATATCCTGGTGCCGGTCGGGGAAGACGAATGGGACCTGATCGAGGTGAAAAGCTCGACCAAGGTCAAGGACGAGCATTACCGCGACGCCGCGTTCCAGAAATACGTCTACAGCAGCCGCGGGCTCAAGCTCCGGCACACTTATCTGCTGTTCATGAACCGGGAATATGTCCGGCACGGCGCGCTCGACATTCAACAGCTTTTCACCCGGGAAGAGCTGTCGGAAGGGATCGCGCCGTTCCTGCCGAACATCGGCGCGGAACTCGAACAGCTGCAGGCGGTGATCGCCGGGCCGGAGCCGCTGACCGCGGTCGGCAAGCAGTGCAGCGATGAGTGCCCGCTTTACGACCGGTGCTGGCAATTCCTGCCGGAAGGCCACGTTTTTATCCTGCGGGGGCAGAGGGATGTCGCTTTTGACCTGATGGAGCGCGGGGTCCTGAAGCTGAAGGATATTCCGGCCGACTACGAACTGAACGAGAAGCATACCATCCAGGTCGAAAGCCACCGGACCAAGGAACCGTTCGTCGACCGGGAGTCGCTCCGGGAATTCCTCGGGATGCTCAAATACCCGTATTACTACCTCGACTTCGAGACGATCGCCCCGCCGGTCCCGATCTACGACGGGACCCGGCCTTACGAGGACGTGCCGTTCCAGTATTCGCTTCATATTGTCGCTAAAGAGGGGGCAAAGCCGGAACATTATTCATTCCTGGCGCCGGGAGACGTTGACCCGCGGCCGGAGGTCCTGCGGCGCCTGCGCGAGCTGATCAAGCCGGGCGGTTCGATCATCGCCTATAACGCCGATTACGAAAAAGGGCGGATCAAGACGGCGGCCGAGGCTTTTTCAGAGTACGACGCCTGGTACCAGGCGATCAAGGAGGATTTTGTCGATCTCCTGATCCCGTTCCGGAAATTCTTTTACTACCACCCGGCCCAGGGGAAGAGCGCCTCGATGAAAGAGGTCCTGCCGGCGCTGACCGGGATCACCTACGACGGCTTAGAGATCGGCGAGGGCGGTTTGGCCCGTTACGAGTACATGCGCGTCACTTACGGCGAGAACGTGGCCGAGGCGGATCGGCAGAAGGTCAGGAACGCGCTGGAACAATACTGCGAGCTGGATACCCGGGCGATGATCGAGATCCTCCAGGTGTTAAAAGAAGCGGTCTTAGCGGAGCGGTAG
- a CDS encoding M48 family metallopeptidase, which translates to MITADAELVVRAPKYLSDRDIARFIAQKRVWIERNIARQASRPKPVVLTDEERARWRQVARERITERCRYFSELTGYRPAKVRITAARSRWGSCGAKGNINFTWRLALAPPAVIDYVIVHELAHLAELNHSARFWQRVSQVVPDHRVHRRWLRDNGHLLAV; encoded by the coding sequence ATGATCACGGCCGACGCCGAACTGGTCGTCCGCGCCCCCAAGTACCTTTCCGATCGTGATATCGCCCGCTTCATCGCGCAGAAACGGGTGTGGATCGAGCGGAACATCGCGCGCCAGGCTTCCCGGCCCAAGCCGGTGGTCCTGACGGACGAGGAGCGGGCGCGGTGGCGCCAGGTCGCGCGCGAGCGGATCACCGAGCGCTGCCGTTATTTTAGCGAGCTGACCGGTTACCGTCCGGCGAAGGTCCGGATCACTGCGGCCCGGAGCCGGTGGGGATCGTGCGGGGCAAAGGGCAATATCAACTTTACCTGGCGGTTGGCCCTGGCGCCTCCCGCGGTCATCGATTATGTCATTGTCCACGAGTTAGCTCACCTGGCTGAACTAAATCACTCCGCCCGCTTCTGGCAGCGCGTCAGCCAGGTCGTTCCCGACCATCGCGTCCACCGCCGTTGGCTGCGCGACAACGGTCATCTCTTGGCAGTATAG
- a CDS encoding S24 family peptidase, which translates to MKELHPTQEKLLKLLKQNIADPLTIRALQDELSISSPSVVYHHLQQLERKGYLRRNPANPKDYQILADSPDKIITYLNLYGLASCGPNGSVLDGNPIDRIPISTRILGFPSTEAFMMKARGSSMAPKINDGDLIIARRSKKVLTGNIVVCINNSEVMIKKIQKENGNTILVSLNPNNPPFLAADDFRVEGEVRSIISYNMG; encoded by the coding sequence ATGAAGGAGCTACATCCTACCCAGGAAAAACTGCTCAAATTATTGAAGCAGAACATCGCGGATCCTCTTACGATTAGGGCACTTCAAGATGAGTTAAGCATTTCTTCTCCGAGCGTTGTTTATCATCACCTTCAACAGCTTGAAAGGAAAGGTTATTTGAGGCGGAATCCAGCCAATCCCAAAGATTATCAAATACTAGCAGACTCCCCGGATAAAATAATAACCTATCTTAATCTGTACGGCCTAGCCTCCTGCGGGCCAAATGGATCGGTTCTGGATGGCAACCCTATTGATCGCATACCAATATCCACCCGTATCCTTGGATTCCCTTCTACCGAAGCATTTATGATGAAAGCGAGGGGCTCCTCGATGGCCCCCAAGATTAATGACGGTGATTTAATAATTGCCAGAAGATCTAAAAAGGTTTTAACCGGCAACATAGTAGTTTGCATAAACAATAGCGAAGTAATGATAAAAAAGATTCAAAAAGAAAACGGGAACACGATCCTAGTTTCTCTTAATCCTAATAACCCGCCATTTTTGGCTGCTGATGATTTTCGTGTCGAGGGAGAGGTTAGAAGCATCATTTCATACAATATGGGTTAA
- the polX gene encoding DNA polymerase/3'-5' exonuclease PolX produces MENSEFAKAFREIAELLELKGDNPFKIRAYQRAAQNIDDLSRELPDIYREKGLAGLQELPGIGHDLSLKIEEYIKTGKITSYQKLAKEFPKGILELVNIPGMGPKTALLLHDKLGIASPAQLEKAARAGKLRDIPGMGAKKEENILRGLDLKRKSRGRFLLDDAAAHAELIVAELEKLPAVKKILPCGSLRRGQETIGDLDILVISDRPAAIMDKFTALPAVKDVLAKGATKSSVILRNNMQADLRVVPARSFGSAAHYFTGSKGHNIHLRQLAQQKGWKVSEYGIFKGKKQIGGRTEEEMFGKFGLQFIPPELREMRGEFAAAAQHRLPRLVELADIKGDLHMHTTATDGAASIEAMALAAKKLGYEYIAITDHTVSTRIAGGLNEKQLRENLKKIKAARQKVRGITILAGAEVDIHPDGTLDYPDDLLQELDIVLAAVHSGFKLPKAAMTARVLRALSNKYVNILTHPTGRLINERAPYEIDLEAVLRAAKKHGKCLEVNAHPRRLDLNDAHCLLAKQHGVKLAINTDAHSTDQLGLMKYGVTTARRGWLEKKDVLNTMPLGRLLVELKASR; encoded by the coding sequence ATGGAAAACAGTGAGTTCGCCAAAGCTTTCCGGGAAATAGCGGAACTCCTCGAACTTAAAGGCGATAACCCTTTCAAGATCCGCGCTTACCAGCGGGCCGCCCAGAATATCGACGACCTGAGCCGGGAACTCCCGGACATTTACCGGGAAAAAGGGCTGGCCGGCCTGCAAGAGCTCCCCGGCATCGGCCACGATCTCTCGCTCAAGATCGAGGAGTATATTAAGACCGGCAAGATCACCTCTTACCAAAAGCTGGCCAAAGAATTCCCCAAAGGGATACTCGAATTGGTCAATATCCCGGGGATGGGGCCGAAAACCGCCCTCCTGCTCCATGACAAACTGGGGATCGCTTCACCGGCCCAGCTGGAGAAAGCCGCTCGCGCCGGGAAATTGCGGGACATTCCCGGGATGGGCGCCAAAAAAGAAGAGAACATCCTGCGCGGGCTGGACCTCAAGCGGAAAAGCCGCGGCCGTTTCCTGCTCGACGACGCGGCCGCCCACGCCGAGCTGATCGTGGCTGAGCTGGAAAAACTGCCGGCGGTCAAAAAGATCCTGCCGTGCGGCAGCTTGCGCCGCGGCCAGGAGACGATCGGCGACCTGGACATCCTGGTGATCTCCGACCGGCCGGCCGCGATCATGGACAAATTCACCGCCCTCCCGGCCGTCAAAGACGTCCTGGCCAAGGGGGCGACCAAATCTTCCGTTATCCTCCGCAACAACATGCAGGCGGACCTGCGGGTCGTGCCCGCCAGATCATTTGGCTCGGCCGCCCACTATTTTACCGGTTCCAAAGGGCATAACATCCACCTCCGGCAGCTAGCCCAGCAAAAAGGGTGGAAAGTCTCGGAATACGGGATCTTCAAGGGGAAGAAACAGATCGGCGGCCGGACCGAAGAAGAGATGTTCGGCAAGTTCGGGCTGCAATTCATCCCGCCGGAACTGCGCGAAATGCGGGGCGAGTTCGCGGCGGCGGCCCAGCACCGGCTCCCCAGACTGGTAGAGTTGGCCGATATTAAAGGCGACCTGCACATGCACACCACCGCCACCGACGGGGCCGCTTCGATCGAAGCGATGGCGCTGGCGGCCAAAAAGCTCGGCTACGAATACATCGCGATCACCGACCACACCGTTTCGACCAGGATCGCCGGCGGCTTGAACGAAAAACAGCTGCGGGAAAACCTTAAAAAGATCAAAGCGGCCAGGCAAAAGGTCCGGGGGATCACGATCCTGGCCGGCGCCGAGGTCGACATCCACCCCGACGGCACCCTGGATTACCCTGATGATCTGCTACAGGAACTCGACATCGTCCTGGCGGCGGTCCACTCCGGGTTCAAGCTGCCGAAGGCCGCCATGACCGCCCGGGTGCTGCGGGCGCTGTCTAACAAATACGTCAATATCCTCACCCACCCGACCGGCCGGCTGATCAACGAGCGCGCGCCGTACGAGATCGACCTGGAGGCGGTGCTCCGGGCCGCGAAAAAGCACGGCAAATGCCTGGAAGTGAACGCGCACCCGCGGCGGCTGGACCTCAATGACGCCCATTGCCTGCTGGCCAAACAGCACGGGGTCAAGCTCGCGATCAACACCGACGCCCACTCCACCGACCAGCTGGGGCTGATGAAATACGGCGTGACCACCGCCCGGCGCGGCTGGCTGGAGAAAAAGGACGTGCTCAATACTATGCCGCTCGGCCGGCTTCTGGTAGAATTGAAGGCGTCAAGATGA
- a CDS encoding four helix bundle protein — MGIKERAYQYALTVIKLIDKLPKDMASVVIAKQVLRSATSVGANIVEGNSASSRRDFTNFINHALKSANESRFWLNLLRDSGKATSPEAFAAIQETTEICKILAASMITLRDKRRL, encoded by the coding sequence ATGGGGATCAAGGAAAGGGCTTACCAGTACGCGCTGACGGTCATCAAATTGATCGACAAGCTGCCCAAAGACATGGCATCGGTCGTGATCGCCAAGCAAGTATTGAGGAGCGCGACCAGCGTTGGCGCTAATATTGTTGAAGGGAATTCAGCCAGCTCCAGGCGAGACTTCACGAACTTCATCAACCATGCTTTAAAGTCGGCGAACGAGAGCCGGTTTTGGCTTAATTTGTTAAGAGACAGCGGTAAAGCCACTTCGCCCGAAGCATTCGCCGCGATCCAGGAAACGACGGAGATATGCAAGATATTGGCCGCCAGCATGATAACCCTGAGGGACAAAAGAAGGCTGTAA
- the dcm gene encoding DNA (cytosine-5-)-methyltransferase, producing MVEAVPQGGNWKHIPLHIPSKRLEQIRKSGGRTTLYGRLSWDKPSYTITTYFNRPGNGTYIHPDEDRVISAREAARLQSFPDSYIFYGSKTSFCKQIGNAVPPLLAYFIANIIKKRNKVSNVLDLFCGAGGLSKGFEWAGYNIVAANDCFNAACETYRNNHKDTILIEGDITNKDIKKSILQSIKNKNIDIIVGGPPCQGFSYAGKRLIDDPRNYLYKEFVNIVEQIKPKVILMENVEGILTSNGGKTYESIKKCFTQLGYKIHGKKMHAVRYGIPQKRKRVVIIGLLKGDPESCFPKELFIDESKYTTVQEAIGDLPPINKTRKQRIKNVSTYQRFIRGQITAEDYIKDLS from the coding sequence ATGGTTGAAGCTGTCCCCCAAGGGGGCAATTGGAAACACATCCCCCTGCATATACCCTCGAAGAGATTAGAACAGATAAGGAAGAGTGGCGGAAGAACCACACTATACGGGAGGCTTAGCTGGGATAAGCCAAGTTATACAATAACCACATATTTTAATCGCCCTGGCAATGGAACGTATATACATCCAGATGAAGATCGTGTTATAAGCGCTAGAGAAGCTGCCCGGTTACAATCATTTCCTGACAGTTATATATTTTATGGTTCAAAGACTTCTTTCTGCAAACAAATAGGCAATGCCGTTCCCCCTTTACTAGCTTATTTTATCGCAAATATCATTAAAAAGAGAAATAAGGTATCGAATGTATTAGATCTCTTTTGTGGTGCTGGCGGTTTGAGCAAAGGATTCGAATGGGCTGGATATAATATTGTGGCAGCAAATGACTGCTTTAATGCCGCGTGCGAAACATACAGAAATAATCATAAAGATACTATTCTTATTGAAGGGGATATAACAAATAAAGACATTAAAAAATCGATCTTACAAAGCATAAAGAATAAAAACATTGACATTATTGTCGGCGGCCCCCCCTGCCAGGGATTCTCTTACGCTGGCAAAAGACTTATTGATGACCCAAGGAATTATTTGTATAAAGAATTTGTTAATATAGTTGAACAAATTAAGCCGAAAGTAATATTAATGGAGAATGTTGAGGGAATATTAACCAGTAATGGCGGAAAGACATATGAAAGCATTAAGAAGTGCTTTACGCAATTAGGATATAAAATACATGGCAAGAAAATGCACGCCGTAAGATATGGCATTCCCCAAAAAAGAAAACGCGTGGTTATAATCGGACTATTAAAAGGAGACCCTGAATCTTGTTTCCCAAAAGAACTATTTATTGACGAGTCAAAATACACAACTGTCCAAGAAGCCATTGGGGACCTTCCTCCTATCAACAAAACAAGAAAACAACGAATAAAGAATGTCAGCACTTATCAGAGATTTATTAGGGGCCAAATAACCGCGGAAGATTATATTAAAGACCTGAGTTAG
- a CDS encoding TaqI-like C-terminal specificity domain-containing protein — MNNIYNTFNFIYPKYHNKAALVDKLLSFLTDKPEINDQLDSYLYGYLTTDSSIAPIAIIQLIGLVHQRIKEELIIAKTNERKHFGIYYTHYEIAKLITNETIQLIPDNKDIRTLKFLEPCSGIGIFVFTYIDHVLARLKDYNKKDIQAIIDNIYCADIDPEAIRILKKILPLYINIKYHMSIKVNNNNFFEGDILFSDNNGQIEHNDPRILFNVPDGFDIVLTNPPYKLLKANSDKYSDNGKNKHSGNLGKLIAFIKNHDHFKYNEGTLNYYKLFVEEILEFHTHNDSKVGLLIPITLLNDHQSKKLRKRIVNKYLLSKLYIMREKNDFFPDISQAFCFFSLDKRLKGTDIEMITDIVTEADLSKKGIKINIEALNAISEATPIIIEKETGWNILNKINAHQKVAAFPNICNLRGELDLTLDKVFITDKKTHYPLLRGNNLEGFSFTYGGFFVNNSFITKLNGKRAHVGAERLACQQISNIHGNHRLKFSHIPPGIILGNSCNYICLSDVLFGDKNISLKYLMGLLNSLLLDWRFKITNSNNHISNYEISELPIAITENGQKAQIEDLIDKITSNNSIKDVALLNICVFNLYKLNRNEMLYVLSSFKQDQLISTIKQELNNVS; from the coding sequence ATGAACAACATTTATAACACATTTAATTTTATATATCCGAAATACCATAACAAAGCGGCTTTGGTTGATAAGCTATTAAGTTTTTTAACAGATAAACCAGAAATAAATGATCAATTAGATAGCTATTTATATGGCTATTTAACAACTGATTCATCCATAGCCCCAATCGCAATCATTCAGCTTATTGGGTTAGTTCACCAAAGAATAAAAGAGGAACTAATCATTGCTAAAACGAATGAGCGGAAACATTTTGGCATATATTATACCCATTACGAAATTGCCAAGCTTATAACCAATGAAACCATACAATTGATTCCTGACAACAAAGACATAAGAACGCTTAAGTTTTTAGAGCCTTGTTCTGGCATAGGAATATTTGTTTTTACCTATATTGATCATGTGTTAGCAAGACTTAAGGATTACAATAAAAAGGATATCCAGGCCATTATAGATAATATATATTGCGCAGACATAGACCCTGAAGCGATACGCATTCTAAAGAAAATACTGCCTCTTTATATAAATATCAAATACCATATGAGCATAAAGGTTAATAATAACAACTTTTTTGAGGGGGACATCCTCTTTAGCGACAATAATGGACAAATCGAACATAATGACCCTAGAATTCTTTTTAATGTTCCAGACGGGTTTGACATTGTTTTAACCAACCCCCCATATAAGCTCTTAAAGGCAAACTCAGACAAATATTCGGATAATGGCAAGAATAAACACTCGGGCAATTTAGGCAAATTAATTGCGTTCATTAAGAACCACGACCATTTTAAATATAATGAAGGCACATTAAATTATTACAAGCTTTTTGTTGAGGAAATACTGGAATTTCATACTCATAATGATAGCAAAGTCGGATTGCTTATCCCCATAACCCTATTAAATGATCATCAAAGCAAAAAACTAAGGAAAAGAATAGTTAACAAATATTTATTGTCAAAATTATACATAATGCGCGAAAAGAATGATTTCTTCCCTGATATTTCACAAGCTTTTTGTTTTTTTAGCCTAGATAAAAGATTAAAAGGCACAGATATAGAAATGATCACAGATATTGTCACCGAAGCCGACCTGTCAAAAAAAGGGATAAAAATTAATATTGAAGCTCTTAATGCCATTTCTGAGGCAACCCCCATAATAATAGAAAAAGAAACCGGCTGGAATATATTAAACAAAATAAATGCTCATCAGAAAGTTGCTGCCTTCCCAAATATTTGCAATCTGAGAGGGGAATTGGACTTAACTTTAGACAAAGTATTTATTACCGATAAAAAAACGCACTACCCTTTATTGCGAGGCAATAACCTAGAAGGTTTTTCTTTTACCTATGGAGGTTTCTTCGTCAATAATAGTTTTATAACTAAACTTAATGGCAAAAGAGCTCACGTTGGGGCAGAAAGACTTGCCTGCCAACAAATATCCAATATCCATGGGAATCATAGATTGAAGTTTTCACACATTCCTCCTGGGATAATTCTAGGCAATTCGTGTAATTACATCTGCCTCTCTGATGTGCTCTTTGGGGATAAAAATATCTCATTAAAATATCTAATGGGGCTTCTCAACTCCTTGCTTCTAGATTGGAGATTTAAAATCACAAACTCAAATAATCATATAAGTAATTATGAAATATCTGAACTTCCCATCGCAATTACGGAAAATGGGCAAAAGGCACAAATAGAAGATTTAATTGATAAGATTACATCAAATAACTCCATTAAAGATGTAGCGTTGTTAAATATATGCGTTTTCAATTTATACAAACTCAATAGAAATGAAATGCTATATGTTTTGAGCAGTTTTAAGCAGGATCAGCTAATTAGCACAATAAAGCAGGAATTAAATAATGTTTCATAA
- a CDS encoding ribonuclease HI family protein, producing MKLTIYSDGASRNNPGHAGLGVVVKKGNEVVAEIAEYLGKTTNNIAEYMAFIRGLEEALAQGAKEVHCYADSELLVKQINGEYRVKHEGLVPLYHHAMALSRKFADFALEYIPREKNQAADALSNKAIDDHHHSTHGPLFGTI from the coding sequence ATGAAACTAACGATCTATTCCGACGGCGCCTCCCGCAACAACCCCGGCCACGCCGGCCTCGGCGTCGTGGTCAAAAAAGGGAACGAAGTGGTGGCCGAGATCGCCGAATACCTGGGCAAGACGACCAACAACATCGCCGAATATATGGCGTTCATCCGGGGCCTGGAAGAAGCGCTCGCCCAGGGGGCCAAAGAGGTCCACTGTTACGCCGACTCCGAGCTGCTGGTCAAGCAGATCAACGGCGAATACCGGGTCAAGCACGAGGGGTTGGTCCCCTTATATCACCACGCCATGGCCTTGAGCCGGAAATTCGCCGATTTTGCGCTCGAATACATCCCCCGCGAAAAGAACCAAGCCGCCGACGCCCTCTCCAATAAAGCGATCGACGACCACCACCACTCGACGCACGGCCCCCTTTTTGGTACAATTTAA
- a CDS encoding helix-turn-helix transcriptional regulator, with the protein MKKLIDARKAAGLDQVKVASKLGKSQSYISKIESGQRRLDIMQLKEFAVLYGKPLNYFIHE; encoded by the coding sequence GTGAAAAAACTTATTGATGCGCGTAAAGCTGCAGGGCTTGATCAGGTTAAGGTTGCAAGCAAGCTGGGAAAGTCACAGTCTTACATTTCAAAGATTGAATCGGGTCAGCGTAGGTTAGATATTATGCAGCTTAAAGAGTTTGCCGTCCTTTATGGCAAACCATTGAATTATTTTATTCATGAGTGA
- a CDS encoding methyltransferase domain-containing protein, whose product MQIAPVKLNLGRIVQLEKAVRQAERRIAPPDQLVGRGPDDYLCFHSTAPNISTYGPSSAFNFLRILKMIDPPPDRERTFADLGSGLGVITMAAATYFRQAVGIEYDPRLLAGAETIRQAEGFDNVRFIKGDFTRIDLRQFGCLYLYQPFLEDFNELMGPRLYQTEPGTVIIANLFNFFLEGLFPEQYFRQLVNADNPAVELSAYRVFLRL is encoded by the coding sequence ATGCAAATTGCCCCGGTAAAACTGAACCTCGGCCGGATCGTCCAGCTGGAAAAAGCGGTCCGGCAGGCGGAACGGCGGATCGCCCCGCCCGACCAGCTGGTCGGCAGAGGACCGGACGATTACCTCTGCTTCCACAGCACCGCTCCCAACATCAGCACCTATGGGCCCAGCAGCGCTTTTAACTTTCTCCGGATCCTGAAAATGATCGACCCGCCGCCCGATCGCGAGCGGACCTTCGCCGACCTCGGCTCCGGTTTGGGCGTGATCACGATGGCCGCCGCGACCTATTTTCGCCAGGCGGTCGGGATCGAGTACGACCCGCGGCTGCTCGCCGGGGCCGAAACGATCAGGCAGGCGGAGGGGTTCGACAACGTCCGGTTCATTAAAGGGGATTTCACCAGGATCGACCTGCGCCAGTTCGGCTGCTTATATCTCTATCAGCCTTTTCTGGAAGATTTCAACGAGCTGATGGGGCCGAGGCTGTACCAGACCGAGCCGGGGACCGTCATTATCGCCAACCTGTTCAACTTCTTCCTGGAAGGGCTTTTTCCCGAGCAATACTTCCGCCAGCTGGTCAACGCCGACAATCCGGCGGTCGAGCTCTCCGCTTACCGCGTTTTCCTGCGGCTTTAG
- a CDS encoding DUF1622 domain-containing protein, which produces MTLFQLVNYVVYGVSFLGMFVILWGLLLVLKDFVLQLFNETPESKRVLRQKLGAYLVLGLEFFIAADIIRTITRPDWNEIGMLAAIIALRTVLSYFLGLELKGEA; this is translated from the coding sequence ATGACATTATTTCAACTGGTCAATTACGTGGTCTACGGCGTCAGTTTTCTCGGCATGTTCGTCATTCTCTGGGGTTTGCTCCTGGTCTTAAAGGATTTCGTTCTCCAGCTGTTTAACGAAACGCCCGAATCGAAACGGGTGCTGCGCCAGAAGCTCGGCGCCTACCTGGTCCTCGGCCTCGAGTTCTTCATCGCGGCCGATATCATCCGGACCATTACCCGGCCGGACTGGAACGAGATCGGCATGCTGGCGGCGATCATCGCCCTGCGGACGGTCCTTAGCTACTTCCTCGGCCTGGAACTGAAAGGGGAGGCCTAA
- a CDS encoding YdeI/OmpD-associated family protein: MHLGKTFYAADRKKWRSWLKKNHRQAKEIWLVYPKKHTGKPRVGYNDAVEEALCFGWIDSTVKKIDRDSYAQRFSPRKKSSQWSEPNLARMRRLIRLKRMTAAGLAALSDHALLQVSRKMAIAPAILKALQKDKQVWHNFQRFPDSYQRIRLAYIESGRRHGAAEFRKRLLNFLKKTRGNKMFAFGGVQGN; encoded by the coding sequence ATGCATTTAGGGAAAACATTTTATGCGGCGGATAGGAAGAAATGGCGCTCATGGCTGAAGAAAAACCACCGCCAGGCGAAAGAGATCTGGCTGGTCTACCCTAAGAAACACACAGGCAAGCCCCGCGTCGGCTACAATGACGCGGTCGAAGAAGCGCTCTGCTTTGGCTGGATCGACAGTACGGTCAAAAAGATCGACCGGGACTCTTACGCCCAGCGGTTTTCACCAAGAAAAAAGAGCAGCCAATGGTCGGAACCTAACCTGGCGCGAATGCGGCGGCTGATCAGGCTGAAGCGGATGACCGCGGCCGGCCTGGCGGCGCTCAGCGATCACGCCCTTTTACAAGTAAGCCGCAAGATGGCGATCGCTCCGGCGATCCTCAAGGCCTTGCAGAAAGATAAGCAGGTCTGGCACAATTTCCAAAGATTCCCCGACTCATATCAAAGGATCCGCCTCGCGTATATTGAGAGCGGCCGGAGACACGGAGCGGCAGAATTTCGCAAGCGCCTGTTAAATTTCCTCAAAAAGACCCGGGGGAATAAAATGTTTGCCTTCGGCGGGGTGCAGGGGAATTAA
- a CDS encoding RNA-binding protein, with amino-acid sequence MKSIFVGNLPWSVTDADLQGKFSEFGNVISARVVSDKFSGKSRGFGFVDMEDSDAEKAIAGMTGYKWGDREITVNEARPKSDMGGGGGGRRERRF; translated from the coding sequence ATGAAAAGCATATTCGTAGGCAACCTTCCGTGGTCCGTGACCGATGCTGATCTTCAGGGCAAGTTCTCTGAATTCGGCAACGTCATCTCGGCCCGGGTGGTCTCCGACAAGTTCTCGGGCAAGTCCCGGGGCTTCGGGTTTGTTGACATGGAAGATTCCGACGCTGAAAAAGCCATTGCTGGGATGACCGGCTACAAATGGGGCGATCGGGAAATTACCGTCAACGAGGCCCGGCCGAAGTCCGATATGGGCGGCGGCGGCGGTGGTCGCAGAGAACGCCGGTTCTAA